Proteins found in one Paenibacillus borealis genomic segment:
- a CDS encoding sigma-70 family RNA polymerase sigma factor, whose protein sequence is MTMSGAEMKRVTAAVPHEETDFVKAVMEHSDQLYHIAYSYLGNRIDALEALQETTCRAWMKRRTLKDPQAFKSWLIRILIYVCIDEQRRRKRAVPTAAENMMEPVIQNSTHSMEMQWALSQVKLKYRHVLLLKYYNDMTLAEIAVLLKKPEGTVKTWQHKGLKQLRMIMKNRGEWNEQ, encoded by the coding sequence ATGACGATGTCCGGGGCAGAGATGAAGCGGGTTACTGCCGCTGTGCCGCATGAAGAGACGGATTTTGTTAAAGCGGTTATGGAGCACAGTGATCAGCTGTATCATATTGCTTACAGTTATCTGGGCAACCGCATCGATGCGCTGGAAGCATTGCAGGAAACAACCTGCCGGGCCTGGATGAAACGAAGAACCCTGAAGGACCCCCAGGCATTCAAATCCTGGCTGATACGGATATTAATCTATGTCTGCATTGACGAACAGCGCAGAAGGAAGAGGGCAGTTCCTACCGCGGCTGAGAATATGATGGAGCCGGTCATTCAGAACAGTACCCATTCCATGGAAATGCAGTGGGCGCTCTCTCAGGTGAAGCTGAAATACCGTCATGTGCTGCTGCTCAAATATTACAATGATATGACCTTGGCCGAGATTGCAGTGCTGCTTAAGAAGCCGGAAGGAACCGTCAAAACCTGGCAGCACAAAGGACTGAAGCAGCTTAGGATGATTATGAAGAACCGGGGTGAATGGAATGAACAATAG
- a CDS encoding aminopeptidase yields the protein MKDFDLLLEKYAELVVKVGVNVQPGQVLMVHAPLETVELTRLIVGKAYEAGAKYVLVDWDDEAVTRIRYEKASEDSFGYYPQWHADMLEGFAEEGGAILHIKVPDPELFRGIDSAKVSTAVKAAAVARKKYQNYTRNNRISWSLVKAPTRAWADKVFADLPQEGRIDAMWEAVFQMNRVGSEDPVAAWRSHIGDLKQSQERMNAMRYKSLHYRAPGTDLHVELPEGHLWRGGGGENADGVYFVANMPTEEIYTMPHRTGVNGTVKSTLPLNLNGRLVDGITITFTDGKVTAYDAESGREHLTSLLDTDEGASYLGEVALVPHDSPISRLNRVFYNTGIDENASCHFALGSAYPVNIEGGTSMTSEELIAKGANVSLTHVDFMIGSSELDIDGELADGTIEPVFRQGNWVL from the coding sequence ATGAAGGATTTTGATCTGTTACTGGAGAAATACGCAGAGCTGGTGGTGAAGGTTGGCGTGAACGTGCAGCCGGGGCAAGTGCTGATGGTGCATGCACCGCTGGAGACTGTGGAACTTACCCGGCTGATCGTGGGCAAAGCATACGAGGCAGGGGCTAAATATGTGCTTGTGGACTGGGATGATGAAGCGGTAACGCGCATCCGTTACGAGAAGGCTTCGGAGGACTCCTTCGGATATTATCCGCAGTGGCATGCCGATATGCTGGAGGGATTCGCTGAAGAAGGCGGAGCTATATTACATATTAAGGTACCGGACCCGGAACTGTTCCGCGGAATTGACTCCGCCAAAGTATCCACAGCTGTTAAGGCTGCTGCGGTAGCGCGCAAGAAATATCAGAACTATACCCGCAACAACAGAATCAGCTGGTCGCTGGTCAAGGCACCAACTCGCGCCTGGGCGGACAAGGTATTCGCTGATCTGCCTCAAGAAGGCCGGATTGATGCGATGTGGGAAGCGGTGTTCCAGATGAACCGTGTGGGCAGTGAGGACCCGGTTGCTGCATGGCGCAGTCATATCGGTGATCTGAAGCAGAGCCAGGAGCGGATGAATGCCATGCGTTATAAGAGCCTGCATTACCGTGCACCGGGCACGGATCTGCACGTAGAACTGCCGGAAGGCCATCTGTGGCGCGGTGGCGGCGGCGAGAATGCTGACGGTGTATATTTTGTAGCGAATATGCCTACGGAAGAGATCTACACGATGCCGCATCGTACAGGAGTAAATGGTACCGTTAAGAGCACACTCCCGCTTAACTTGAACGGACGGCTGGTGGATGGAATTACGATTACCTTTACGGACGGCAAAGTTACAGCGTATGATGCCGAATCCGGGCGCGAGCATCTGACCTCGCTGCTGGATACGGATGAAGGGGCCTCTTATCTTGGAGAGGTGGCACTGGTGCCGCATGATTCGCCGATCTCCCGGCTGAACCGAGTGTTCTATAATACCGGAATCGACGAAAATGCTTCCTGCCATTTCGCCCTTGGCAGTGCGTATCCGGTTAACATTGAAGGCGGGACTTCGATGACAAGTGAAGAACTGATTGCGAAGGGAGCCAACGTCAGCCTTACGCATGTCGATTTCATGATTGGCTCTTCGGAGCTTGATATTGACGGAGAGCTGGCCGACGGGACCATCGAACCGGTGTTCCGCCAAGGCAATTGGGTACTGTAG